Genomic DNA from Gilliamella sp. ESL0441:
TAGATAAGACATCGAGATGTTTAGAAAATTATATATTGACTAAAAATACATACAAGAACATTCTTTTTGCATTATACGAAAAGAGCTATATTTGTACAAGCTTACAAAACTTAATTCGAAATAAACACCTTATTTGCTTTCTATTCAATAAATATTAAACGCAGAGTATTTAATACAATAAATTATTTTTAATTATTGTAAATTAATATTTTAATAGGTTTTGTTTATAAATGTTATTAGTTAAAAGGCTATAGATAAAAACCTACTTATTTAGTATGATATTTTTAATTAGGATCGTAAGGTATTAAATATGAAAAAAATAATTATTGTAGGCGGTGGTGCTGGTGGATTAGAGCTAGCAACTAATCTTGGCGATAAATTAGGTAAAAATAAACAGGCAGAAATTACGCTCATCGATAAAAATAGTTACCACATTTGGAAACCGCTACTGCATGAAGTTGCAACAGGTGCCATGTATGAACAAGTTGATAACATCTTCTTTTCTGAACAAGCAAAACAACATCATTTTGAGTTTACTCAAGGTACATTTACCAATATTGATCGTGAAAATAAGCAAGTTCTGATCAAGGATATAAATGATAATCACATTTCTCTATCATATGATATTTTGGTTATAGCAGTAGGCAGTACTTCAAATGATTTTGGTACGCCTGGTGTTAAAGAGCATTGTATATTTTTAGATGACCAAAATGCTGCTATCCGCTTACGTGAAATACTGCTATCAAAATTCACAAATTTCTGTTCAACTCTCGATACAGACGCTGACACTAAAGATGAAAAACTTCGCATTGCTATTGTTGGTGGTGGCGCAACCGGTGTCGAGTTAGCTTCTGAACTACCTCATATGGTTGAAACATTTGGTGTGTGTCGAAAAAATAAAATGTGTGCTGATTTCTTAGATGTATCTGTTATTGAAGCAACCAATCGTATTTTACCGGCGTTACCCGAAAAAACGGCATTAAGTATTACTAAAACCCTTGAAAAACGCGGTATTCATGTCTTAACGAATACCATGATTACTAAGGCCGAAAGTGATGGATTCTATCCAAAAGAGGGGGAAACCATTAAAGCCGATATTATGATCTGGACTGCTGGCGTTAAAGCACCTGATTATCTGAAAGAAATAGCCGGTTTAGAATCGAGTCGTTCAAATCAATTAGTTGTTAAACCGACATTACAAACCACACGAGACGATAATATCTTTGTTATTGGTGATAGTGCTTATGCGATGCAAGATAGCGGTCGTGCATCTCCGCCCACAGCACAAGCAGCTAATCAAATGGCAAAAATTTGCGCTCATAATATTGTCAGAATGATTAACAATCAAGCCATGAAGTCTTTTGTCTATACCGATAAAGGAACCATCATTTC
This window encodes:
- a CDS encoding NAD(P)/FAD-dependent oxidoreductase, with translation MKKIIIVGGGAGGLELATNLGDKLGKNKQAEITLIDKNSYHIWKPLLHEVATGAMYEQVDNIFFSEQAKQHHFEFTQGTFTNIDRENKQVLIKDINDNHISLSYDILVIAVGSTSNDFGTPGVKEHCIFLDDQNAAIRLREILLSKFTNFCSTLDTDADTKDEKLRIAIVGGGATGVELASELPHMVETFGVCRKNKMCADFLDVSVIEATNRILPALPEKTALSITKTLEKRGIHVLTNTMITKAESDGFYPKEGETIKADIMIWTAGVKAPDYLKEIAGLESSRSNQLVVKPTLQTTRDDNIFVIGDSAYAMQDSGRASPPTAQAANQMAKICAHNIVRMINNQAMKSFVYTDKGTIISLHDTAQGVVKLIGNKEMSVKGWFALIIHRLLYRMHQASLLGIFKTIRFARDCKAKYKSKFASIFNQQN